TCGACGCGGGGCACTCCGAGTGCCTCGAAACGGACGGTCTTCAGCAGCTCCGGGACGTCGACATGCTTGGGGGTCAGGCCTCCGCGCAGCACATTGTCCGAGGACGCCATCACTTCCACACCCAGGCCGTGGAGGTACGCGTGGACGTTCCCGGCGGGCAGGTAGACCACTTCGCCGGGCTCCAGCGAAACGAGGTTCAGGAGGAGCGAAATGAGCACTCCAGGATCCCCTGGGAAGGCCTCGTTAATGTCCAGGAGCGCACCCAGCACGTCCTCATGAGGCTCCCTGGGCGCCCCCGAGCGGAGCACTGCCTCGACTTCGACAACTGCCTCCGAAACCTTCCGGCCACCCTCGATCAGGCGGGTAAAGGCGGCCTTCAGCGCTGCAGGTTCGTCGGCCTGGCTGAGGTCCGATATGACCCCCGTGATGATGTCCGGGACATCCATTGCGGCGGAGTCCATCGACGCCGCAAGGTGCTCGAAAACCTGCTTGGCCGCCGCAGCGGACCTGAACCCGCACAGTGCACGGAACGGAGTCAAGGCAAAGATCAGTTCCGGTTTGTGGTTGTCGTCCCGGTAGTTCCGTTCGGCGGAATCGGCTGGCAGCCCGGCCGCGTTTTCGCGCGCGAAGCCCTCGCGGGCTTGCTCAAGGCTGGGGTGGACCTGCAGGGACAGCGGCTGCTCCGCGGCCAGGAGCTTGGTCAGGAACGGCAGCCGCGGCCCGAACGCTTCGAGGCTTTCTGCTCCCAGGAAATGCCGGGGATCGGAGGCGATCAAAGCATCCAGGGGCTGAGTGACGCCATTGGGGTGGATGGCCGTCGAGGGTGAATCCGGGTGCGCCCCGATCCACAGTTCCGCTTCCGGTCCACCCGAGGCCGGCCGACCCAGCAAGCCGGCGATCGCCGTCGTCGACCCCCAGACGTAGGGCCGCAAAACATTCTCTATCTGGTACACGAAAGAAGGTCCTTATCGTTGCGCTGGACGTGGTGGTTGGACGACAGCCGGGCTTAGAGCGGTGCGCATTGCCCGTTGGTGGCCACGAGGTCACGGATACCCTGCTCATCGCCCTGGGCCTTGAGGCCGTTCAACAATTCAATGGTGATGGGCGTGCCGTCCGGGGTGGTGGTCACCGGTGTGAAATCCGCCGACGGCGATGGCAGCTGGCTCGCCGGCAGGCGCCCGGATACCGGGCCCGCAGCTGCGGCCGCACCTGCAGGGGTGCCGGCGGGGGAGACGACGGCGTCATCCGCCTTGGGGCTGTTGGCGGACTTCAGGAGTTCCTGGACCTTTGAGTGGATCAAGTCAAAATCGGGAACGGTGGAGAACGACGCATCGAAGTCCGGAGGGCCGATGGTGAGCCGTTTGACGGGCTGGTTCTTGGACTTCAGCGCAAGGTCAACGAAGCTGCCCAGCTGGTTGGAGGAAATGTTCGAGTCCACTACTTTGGTGCCGGCGTTGGCGATGTCCTCGAATTTGGTCAGCAGGGTGGCCGGATCCAGTTGCTTGAGCATGGCCTGTTGCACGCACTGTTGGCGTGCGATCCGGGCGTAGTCGTCCACGAATTCGCGGGACCGCCCGTACCACAGGGCATGGAAGCCATCGAGGTGCTGGTCGCCGGCAGCGATCCAGCCATCGGGCATGCCATGGATACCATGGGCCTCATCGGTGACGGGGCCACTGATGGGCACCCAGCCTCCGGCCTTGATGCGGATTCCGCCCATGGCGTCGATAAGTTTGGCGAAGCCATCCATGTCCACCAGCACGTAGGCCTGGACGGTAATGCCCAGCGTTCCGGATACTGCTTCCAGGGTGGCTTGTGCGCCGGGATCGGCTACGCCCGGATACAGGTCCTGGTAGTTGTTGGTGACTTCGGTGTTGACGGCGTTGATGAGGCACTCATCGCCGCAGTTGTAGCCATCGGGGTAGATCTTGCGCATCGGCGAGCCCTCGCTGAACTGCGCATTCTGGAGGTTGCGGGGGACCGAGATGATGGCGCTTTCGCCCGTCTTCGCGTCGACGCTGATGACCGAGAGGCTGTCCGGGCGGCGGCCCGTCCGGTCATCCCCGGCGTCCCCGCCCATCATCAGGAAGTTGTAGCGTCCGTCCACGGGATCGATGGCGGGACCGGCGTCGAAGATGCTGCCGATCGCGTTGCGGCTCACGTTCAGGACGTACGCGATGTAACCCAGGGATCCACTGGCCAGGACCGTGGACACGGCAAGGACAACGGCGATGATGGGCCGCATCCCTGGTGCCAAGAGGTTGGGCCTGATGATCCTCAGCGTGTTGAGGAACAAATACGCCCAGCCCAGCGCCAGGGCCACCAACAGCACGATGACCACCAGGGAACCAACAGGGTGCGTGACGATGCTCAGCAGCATGGTCCGGTTTACCAGGGCAATGACGAGGGTCAGCAGCGCCAAGGCCCAAACCGTCAGGGTAACGCGCAACGCCCTGCGGCCCAGTTTGCGGTCACCAGCGACAATCTGAGCGCTGCCGGGGATGAAGAGAGTCAGGAGTACCAGCACGAAGGCGCGTTTGGTCCGCACCGGAGCACTGGCTCCGGAGGGGTAGCGGACAGGATCAGTCAGTGCAGCACCGGGCTGATTCGGAGTCTTGTGCATGGTAGTCATCCGCTGCCTTCCTAGCGGATGCTCCGGGCTGAAGTGTTGGCGGGGGAGAAGACCTCTTCCACTTTGTGGCGCAGGTTTTCACCTTTCTTGGTGGCGACGTCGTTCAGCTCCTGAGCGAAGGCCAACAGGTCTGCACGGAGCTTGGATGCGAGCTCGTCCGTACCCGATGCCAGAATGCGCACCGCAAGGAGTCCGGCGTTGCGGGCTCCTGCGATGGACACCGTGGCTACCGGAACACCCGCGGGCATTTGCACGATGGACAGCAGGGAGTCCATGCCGTCGAGTGTTTTCAGGGGGACCGGTACACCGATCACGGGCAGGGGGGTTACCGATGCCAGCATGCCGGGCAGGTGCGCAGCGCCACCGGCACCGGCAATGATGACTCGAAGGCCGCGTTCGTGGGCCGTTTGGCCGTACCGGATCATTTCGGTTGGCATGCGGTGTGCCGAGACGACGTCTGCCTCGAACGGGATGCCGAATTCGGCAAGGGCGTCAGCGGCAGCCTCCATGACGGGCCAGTCCGAGTCGGAGCCCATGACGAGCCCGACCAGTGGGGCAGTTGTTCCAGTCATCATACGGTTTCCTCCAAGGATGTCGGCTCGGGTTTGCGGCCGTCGCGGATGATGTTGGCCACGGCCGTGGCACGCTGGCGGACGGAGTCGACGTCGGAAATCGACGTGCCGATGAGGTTGACATGCCCGATCTTCCGGCCGGGCCGGACGGACTTGCCGTAGGAATGGACCTTGGCTGCAGGCTCGTAGGCGAGGGCCATGGGGAATGCGTTGAAGAGATCCTGGTTGTCGCCGCCCAGGAAGTTCTTCATGACCGTAACCGGGGCCAACGCATCCGTAGCGCCAAGGGGAAGATCCAGGACCGCACGCAAGTGCTGTTCGAATTGGCTGGTGATGGAGCCATCCTGCGTCCAGTGCCCCGTGTTGTGGGGGCGCATGGCCAGTTCGTTGATGAGGAAGCCTGCCCCCACGCCGGGTGTTTCGAACAGTTCGGCCGCCATGACGCCTGTAACGCCGAGTTCGTTGGCAATGCGAAGCGCAGCTTCCTCGGCGGCGGCAGCCACCTCAACGGAAATGTTCTGGGCGGGTGCGATCACTTCGTCGCAGACGCCATCCACCTGGATGGTGTGGACTACGGGCCATGCCCGGGACTCGCCGCTGGGGGTGCGGGCGACCAGTGCGGAGAGTTCGCGGCTGAATTCCACCTTGGCTTCGGCCAGCAGTGGGCTCATGGCCTGGAACCAGTCGCCGGTCTCCTGGGCTTCGTCCGCGGAGCCGATGATCCTGACGCCCTTGCCGTCGTATCCGCCCCGGGGTGTTTTCAGGACAACGGGCCAGCCGATCCGGTCACCGAAAGCCACAAGCTCGTCGGGCGTGTGCACGGCGGACCATTCGGGGTTGGGCAGTCCAAGCCGATCAATAGCGGCCCGCATCACGAGCTTGTCCTGGGCGTTCACCAGGGCATCCGGTCCCGGCTGGACATTGACGCCGGCATCCAGCAACGCCTGGAGGTGCCCGGTAGGAACGTGTTCGTGGTCAAAGGTCAGCACGTCCACGCCCTTGGAGAACTCGAGAAGAGTGTCCAGGTCCTTGTAGTCGCCGACCGGGGCCGAGGCCACCGCGGCCACGGCAGAAACGTCCTCGCCTTCAGCCAAAACGCGGAGTTCGAAGCCCAGTGCGGTAGCGGGCGGAGCCATCATTCGGGCGAGTTGGCCGCCGCCAACAACGCCAATTACTGGAAAAGTCACAATGTTCAGCCTACCGAACCGGCGGCGGGATCACTGATTCTGGCGCTCTTTCCCTGCCTTTTTGCGGTGTGCCCTGCCTTCTATGGGTGTTCTCACAGGCTGTTCCCCGGCACCGCCGCGAAATCGGCGCTAAAATAAGTTTGGCCCATCGGCCCATCTTCAACGGCCATGGAGGGTCATGATCACCACACTTGCAGATCGAATCCGCGGACTTGCCTCGCTTTTCTGGCGCGAGGTAGCCAAGTTCGGCGCCGTCGGCGGTGTTGCTTTCGTCATTGACTCGGCTGTCTTCATCTGGCTCTTTTCGGGCCCGATGCACGGCAGCGAAGTGTGGGCCAAGGCACTCGCCACCATTGTTGCAAGTGTGTTCTCCTGGGTAGCCAACCGCTTCTGGACTTTCCGCCACCGCAAGCAGGCCAACGTGGTCCGCGAAGCCGTGTTGTTCGCCGTCATGAACATCGTCGGGCTCTTGATCGCTTCCGGATGTGTGTGGTTCGCCAAGTACATCCTGGACCTGAACGACAAGCCGTCATTGTTCATTGCCGGCAGCGTTGTGGGCCTCATCCTGGGCACCATTTTCCGCTTCTTCGCCTACCGCTTCTGGGTCTTCAACGAGGAACTGGACGCCGAGCCGGAGTTCTCGCACGACCACGAGATCCTCGAGGGACACCACAAGCCCAGGAATGGCGAGACCGCCAGCCCTGCGACCGGCGAACTTCCCATCAAGAACGTCTAACCAGTACCTCCGCTGACATCAGCGGCGAGTGACGCGCTCGTTCTCCAGCAGGTGTTCGGTGACGTCCAGTGCAGGGTGCACCAGGACCACCGATCCGTCCTGCTTCCAGGCACCCAGCGACGCCGCCAGGCCCTCTTCCAAACCGTCTGCGGCGCGTACCAGGAGGCGCACCCCTGGCTCCTGGGCGGCAGCAAACCCGTCCATCAGGGCGTCGTGTGCATGCGCGGTGGTGCTGCGGACAGCGGGCAAATCACCCTCGGGTTCGTTATGTGCCATGAAAACGTCACCGTGGGAGCGGACTTCCGCGGCATAGTCCACGACGCCGGCAGGCAACTCGCCGGGCCAACGCATAGCGAGTGCGGCCAACGGCACAGCCACGACGGCGTCGAAGCCGGCCCCGCCGCCGTCGTCGGGCTTGTCCGTGACAAGAAGGTCTGCTGACGAATCGTCGAAGACCACCTCCAGTCCAAGCTGCCAGGCCGCCAGGGCCCACACGAACGACTTCCAATGCGCGGGGAGGTCCAGCCGGACTGCCATCCCCGGTTCGGCGTCCAGCTCGTCCTGCAGCAGGTTGCTGGTCTTGGCCACCCAGTTGTCCAGAACGCGGCCCGAAAGTTCAACGCGCTCTGAGTCCGGTCCGTACCAGGTGAGCCGTGGTGAAGTTGCGTGTCCGGACCTCAGGGCCGTCATCAGGTTCGCTGCCGGGATAGTCATAGGCCCATCTTGCCACGCTGCGATTCGGCGGTCGCCAGCCATTGTGAAATGAAACACACCCGTCCTGGCCGGGGTGACGGTGGGCGCTCCGGGGGCGGGTGAAATTCCGCATAAATTCAATGAAAGTTCACGTAAATCGATCCAAGGCTCCCGTTTTCCGCCGCAGCACGCGGCGACGCGGCGAAAATGTTGGGCGTGGCGCATCCCACGTTTCTACAGATTCTTGATTATTATTCCGGCGCGGCTTGACTGTGAGTAGTTACACGCGTGTAATTAGTAATCAACGCCGCTGCACAGAGGACCGGAACGCCACCGGGAATCGGAAATACATCCAAGCAGCAGCTGCAAACTCAGGAGGGACGCCATGGGGCAAGCGTTGCGTATCCAGGAAGATGCAGTCGTCGCAGAACATGCGTCGGTGAAATACCGTTCGCGGGAAGTACCGGGAGACTGGTACGTCGATCCCGCGGATCCGGAAGCGGCAGACCGCTACAACCAGAATGTGCAGCAGTCTCTGGAGGATCAGGCAACTGCCCTCCTGGCAGCACATGAGGCACTGATCGGTGATCTGCCCGCGGGGCCGGACGATGACGTTGACGACCCTCCCATGGAGCTGCGTCGTCCGCTGGAAACACCGGGGCAGCCCGTGTGGATCGGCCTTCCCAGCCAGGGTGACTTCGATGACGAAGGCGAGCTCGGCTGGCAGACAGATGCGCTGTGTGCGCAAACCGATCCTGAAGCGTTCTTCCCCGAGAAGGGTGGATCGACGAGGGATGCCAAAAAGGTCTGCGGAGCGTGCAATGTCCGCTCGCAGTGCCTGGAGTACGCCCTTGCAAACGACGAACGGTTCGGTATTTGGGGCGGCCTCTCTGAGCGGGAACGTCGTCGGCTAAGGAAGCGAGCGGTCTAATTCTCAAGGAAGTGCATGTTACCGCCGTCGTGGTTGCCCACGACGGCGGAAACTATCTCCCCAGGACCTTGGCGGCATTGTCGAACCAGACGCGTTCGGCAGATGCCGCCATTGGCATTGATACAGGTTCCACCGATAACTCGCAGGCGTTGCTCCGCGAATCGTTCGGAACAGGCAACGTCACCACCTTCACGCACCCGAAGTCCGGCTTCGGCGCGGCCGTCCAGGCGGGCTTGCACGAGCTTGCCCCCGCCCAGGACGCAGCCGAAGGCAGCACCCCGACGTCCGTCCAGTGGATCTGGCTCCTTCACGACGACGCCGCGCCGGCGCCGGATGCGTTGGCGGAACTACTCCACGCAGTGGAACGCGCCCCGTCCGTAACGGTGGCCGGCTGCAAGCAGCTCGGTTGGGATAACGAACGGCACCTGGTGGATGTGGGTCTGTCGACCAGCCGCTGGGCCGAACGCCTCACATTGATCGACGCCGATGAAGTGGACCAAGGGCAATACGACGCGCGCACTGACACGTTCGCCGTCAATTCTGCCGGCATGCTGATCCGCCGTGACGTCTGGGAGCAGTTGCAGGGCTTCGACCCCGCCCTCCCGGGCAGCGGGGACGACGTCGACTTCTGCTGGCGCAACTGGCTCGCAGGCAACCGTGTTGTAGTGGTTCCCAGCGCCCGCATGTTCCATGTGGAGCACAGGCCGCACGGTTTGGGTACCTCCTCCGCGGCCCGGAAAGCGCAGATCCACTTACGGCTCAAGCACACCCCGTGGTGGAACGTGCCGTTTCAGGCAATCGGCGCCTTGTTCGGCGCGGTGGTCCGGTTGCTGCTCAGCATCCTGGTCAAGGAGCCCGGTTACGGTTTCTCCCAGTTCACCTCCACGGTGGCTGCCTTGTTCCGCCCCGGCGCAATTGCCAGGGGCCGCCGGGTAGCGGCCAGGACGCGCCGCGTGCACCGCTCCGTCATCCGTGGCCTGCAAACATCCACGCGTGAAGTGCGGGCGAACCGGCGCTCACTGCTGGAGGCCATCCGTCCCAGCGATGAATCCTCAGCCACCTCCGACCTCCTGGCGCCAGAACCAAGTGGCGATGCCGCAGATGACTTCGCGGCACTGGCAACCAATGAACGCGGCTGGGTGGGCACGGGCGCCGTCGCAGCCGCGGTCCTGGCCCTTGCCGCAGCCCTGGTAGGACTCCTCGGTTTGCTGCGCTCCGGCTCAGTGACCGGTGGGGGACTTCTTCCCCTGTCCGCCGCCCCAGGAGACATCTGGGCCAACGCGTCCACCTGGTGGATCTCCCTGGGGGCAGGCTTGCCCGGGCATGGCGATCCGTTCGGATACGTGTTGTGGCTGTTGTCGCTGTTCGGTGGCGGGGATGGAAACGCCGCCATGGTCTGGCTGCTCATCCTGGCCATGCCGCTCTCCGCGGTGGGGGCTTGGTTCGCCGCTGGCGCCCTGACGACCAAACGTCGTTTCCGGACCGTGGCCGCACTGGCCTGGTCCGCCGCACCTGCCCTCCTGATCGCCATCAACGAGGGCCGAATTGGTGCCCTGGTGGCGCACGTGATGATGCCCCTGCTGCTCCTGGCGCTCCTGCGTGCCTCCGGATCCGCCATCGGCCAGGGGCCAGCCACTGGCAGCTCCGCACTCAGTCGACGGCCCGCTCCGATCCTGGGTAAGCCCGGAATCAACGGAACGCCGTCGTGGACGGCTGCCGCAGCCGCAGGCCTGGCAATGGCAGTGGTCACCTCATCCGCACCCTCGCTCCTGGGTCCCATCGCCGTCGCCGTGATCCTCGCAGCCGTGGTTCTGGGGCAGCGGGGCAAGACGCTGTGGTGGTCGCTCCTTCCAACCATTGCCTTGTTCCTGCCCTACGGCATTTCCGTTCTGGACAGGCCCCGTTCCTTGCTCGCCGACCCCGGCCTGCCCCTCACCTTTGAAGCGGCGCCGCTGTGGCAGCAGCTTCTGGGCCAACCGCTGGCGTTCAGTATCGACGGCGGCCTGAACGGTTTGGCTTTCTTCGGTCCAGGCGCTGTGCCATGGGCGCTGATCCTGGCACTGCTCGTCAGTGCGCCCATCCTTGTCCTGGCTGTGACAGCCCTCTTCCTTCCCGGCAAACGCACCGCCATGGCCAGGGTCTTCTGGCTGGCGGCCCTGGCTACCCTGGCGGGCAGTTGGCTGGTTGGGCATGTCGCCACCGGAGTCAACGGCAACGTGATGGTGGGCCCGTTCACCGGGCCGGCCGTCTCCGCTGCGGGCATGCTGTTGCTCGGTGCCGGGATCATCGGTGCCGACAAACTCTTCACAGCGCGCCGCCGGACTCCGGATACCCAGCGGGCGAAGCTTCCCATGCGCCGGGTTGCGTCCGCTGTGGTGATGACGCTCCTGGTTGCCGGCCCGTTGGCTGGCCTGGGTGCCTGGGTTTCCCAGAACGTCCTCCAGCCCTCGCCCGTAGCAGGCGAGGCGGCCCCGTCCGCGACTGAACAGCCGACGTCGGCCCTTGGCTCCAGCCGCCAGGTCCGGCCGGTGGACACCGGCACGCTGCCGGCCACCGCCGTCGACCGCGGGATGGGTCCAGAACGGACGCGCACCCTGGTTATCACCAGCGGTGAGCAGGGGGCCTTCACGTCATCACTGATGCGCGGTGCGGGAACCACCTTGGACAGCCTGTCCACCATCGCTTCGGCCCGAACCATCATTGGTGCTCCGGGACGCGAGGAGATCACCGCCGACGACCCCGCCACCACCTCCCTCCGCAGGGCGGTTGCCACCATCGTGGCAAGCACCGGAGTGGATCCGCGGGCAGACCTGGAACAGCTTGGTGCCGGTTTCGTCGTCCTGAAGGCTGCCGACAATGCAGCCCAGCTCACTGCCAGCAGGATCGACGCCGTTCCCGGCCTCGTTGCTGTCGGGCAGACTGACGCCGGGTGGTTGTGGCGCGTCACGCCGCGGAACCAGCCGGCGGCTACTGCAGCGGACACGACACACCGGGTCAGGATTCTCGACGCGCAAGGGGCAGTAACCGGTTCCCTGCCCTCCGAAGAGGTCTCCGTTGAAGCCGATGTGGCGCCAGGTGACGAGGGGCGCAAAGTGGTGCTGGCTGAACGTGCCGATCCCGGCTGGACCGCTTGGCTGGATGGCCGCGAGTTGACCTCCACGACCTCCGGCTGGTCGCAGGCTTTCGACCTTCCGGCCACTGGCGGAAGCCTCGAAGTTCGTTACACGAATCCGTGGGCTGTATGGTTCGGGATCCTGCAGGCAGTGGTGATCGGCTTGACGCTCCTGCTTGCTGTGCCGATGCCAGCCCGCCGCACCCGAACCGGCATGTCGAGGGACGAAGTTTCCCTCCGTAAGGAGTACAGCAGTGTCTGACGACCGGAAGAAAGTGCCTGACGAAGCCACTGAAGTCCCGGTGCCCCGGAAGTCCCGCGCCACCAAGGGCGGCGACGCCGGCAGCTCCCGCAGCGCCGCCAAGGGCACCCGAAGCTCCCGGAAAGGCGTCGTCACCGGTGCGCTCTCCGCCGTGGTCATCCTGGCCGCCGGCGGTAGCGCGGTTGCTGCCGCGTCGATGGTGCCCGAGCCTTCCGGCGGCACAACCATGGGCATCCGGCAGGCTGATGTCCCCGCGGGGCGCGCCCTTGGTGTCTGCCCTGAACCGGCCCGGTTGGTCAACGGAACTGTAGTCGGCACGGATGCGGACTTCAGCCCGGTATCCACCACCGCCACCAGTGCGCTGAACGCCGTAGTGCTGAGCAATCCGGCGGGAACCGTTCCCGGAAGCACGGTGACATCGCTTGGAGGCGGCACGGTGGCTGAGATCGCCAAGGCGCCCACCAGCACTCCCACGCCCGCATCCGGTCCGCCGGTATTGTCCGCTGGCGTGGCCTCCATCAGCCCGGTCACGGGACCGTCAGTGGTGGCCGCGGATGCGTTGGGGAACGAACAGGCCTCCTTGGCCGCAAATCTCAGCTATTCGGCCACAGACGGTGACCTCCGTGGACTGGCCTCAGCCCAATGCCAACCGCCTGGAAATGATGCCTGGCTGCTGGGGGCCAACACCGCTGTGGGACGCACCGCCGTCCTGAACCTGAGCAATGCCTCCGAAACCCCCGCAACGGTGAACCTGGAGCTCTTCGGGTACAAGGGTCAAATCCAGGCGCCGGGAGCTCGTGGACTCCTGGTAGCTCCGGGAACAACCCGTTCTGTCAACCTGGCCGGCCTCGCTCCGGGTGAATCGCAACTGGCTGTCCATGTGCGCAGTACGGGCGGTCCTGTGGCCGGGACCATCCAGCAAAGTGTGCTGCGCGGGCTCGCTCCGGGCGGGGTTGAATACCTCTCTCCGGGTACCGGGCCGTCGAACCTGCAGGTCATGTCCGGCGTCGACATCCAGGACCCGGCGGCTACCAAAGCGCTGGCCGGGAAGTCGGGGTTTGCCGATGCCGTGCCGGCCCTCCAAATAGCTGTTCCCGGTTCCACCGATGCCGTGGTGCAGGTCAGCATCTACGGAGCCAACGGTGAACGCAAGGTACCCAACGGGGGAGTAGTGACGGTCAAGGGTGGTTCCGTGGCTACGCTGAACCTTGACGGCGTTCCTGCCGGCAGTTACACCGTCAAGGCCAGCTCCGACGTGTCGTTTGTGGCATCGACCAGGATCACCCGCGGCGCCAAGCCGGAGGACGCGACAGACTTCGCCTGGTCGCCGGCCTCAGCCCGCCTGGGAAGTCAGCACCTGGTTGCCATTCCCCGTGATGGTCAACGGCTGCTGAGCTTCGGCGTGCCCGTCGGCCGTGCCACAGTGAGCTACGCCCCCGTGACGGCCGACGGAAAAATCGGCAAGGCCGTGGATGTAGACATGAGCGGCGGAACCACGTCCATGATCGAGCTCCCGGCGAAATCCGGCGACGCCATCGTGGCCGGATATGTTGTTTCGGCTTCCGGGGATCCCGTCTACGGTGCCCTTGTCCTGGGAAAGCAGGGACGTCCGGACGTATCGGTCGTGGCGATACAGGACGCAGCGGCGGGACTTGAAAAGGTTCCCGTTTCGGTGGGTTACTAGCCAGCGCTCCCGAGTCGGCCGCCGTCGTCGTTATTGATAGCGACGGCGGTAGACCGGGTCCAGCGTTTCCGGTGGCACACCGAGCATCTCAGCCGTGTATTCCACCACGACGTCGTGAACCAGGTCCTGGAGTTCCTCGCGCGTATTGGCGCCCTGCACCACAACCCTGCGGTAGATGGTGATCATGGGTGCTTCGCCACGGCCACCGGGCGTATACGAGCCCATGGGCGCGGTGCCTCCCGTTGCGACCAGTTGCTCCAGATCCGGTGGGATTTCATCGACTGCGAAGAGCACGCCGTCCAACTGCTTGCCCCACATGTCCTGGAGCCGTTCCGCGGAGTCCAACACCATGTCGTCAAAGCGCTCTGAACGGGTACGGAAACCGGGCAGGTTGGCAAGCATCAGTTCTCCGCGCAGCCCCCGTCCGTGGCGGTTGCGCCTGCGGCGCCGAAAGCTCCGCCCGCCCGTGCCTGCGTGTTCCCCGGCCTGGTCGCCATCCGCGTCAGTCCACCGGATGGTGAAACCGGGGATATGTGGCTGTGACTGCATATATCGACTTTAGTACCGGGCGACCGCCAGCGCGACATCACCGCCCCCAGCGCGCCGTAGCTGTTCCCGGTAAACGGAGTTGGTGGGCCACGGACGGCCAATGCGCACTTTGGGTGGCACTAGGCGCTAATCTGGGATGTTGTGGGTGCTATTCGTCAATGTTCCAGGTCGGCCTGCCGCCAGTCCGCGGTGGCTACTTTGACGTACGTATACGCGGATTCGACAGCCGTCCTGGGTCCGCTGGCCACCTATGCCGAGCCCCACGCCTACGACCTGTGCTCGCAGCATGCGGAAAGCCTGACCGTCCCGCGTGGATGGGAAGTGCTTCGGCTGGCCATGCCCAGCTCGCCCCCCGAGCCCGGGCCCGACGACTTGCTCGCACTCGCCAACGCTGTTCGCGAAGCAGCCTCCGCAGCTCCGGAAGCTCCCGTGCGGCACAACCATGCGCACATGGAGCCACCTGCCGGTACCGAAGGCACACGACGCGGTCACCTGCGGATTCTTCGCGAACCGTCCTGATCGGGCCCCGCAAGGCAGGGGTCGCAAATCGTCGCGGTGCTCCAAACGGCACGAACGTGCGCGGTAGTCTGGAAGCTGCAGATTAACCAGCCAGCGGCGCCGGGCGGCGCCACCCAGGGAGCATCATTCATGCCAAAGGTCAGTCCTGAACTGTTGTCCATCCTGCGCTGTCCCGTGACGGGTTCACCGCTGGTCCAGGAGGGCGACGAGTTGGTTGCCTCCGTCGCCGCGGCGGACGGCGAAAAGCTCCGCTACTCGATCGAGGACGGCATTCCGCTTCTCCTGCCGCCGGAATTGTTGGCTGCCGCCAACGCAGCGACTTCCGGCCAGCACGATTCCAAGGCGTAACACCCTCTTTTCACCAAACCCGCACGGTACCCAAAGGATTTCCATGACTTTTGATTTCAAAGTGGCCGACATCACCCTCGCGGAGGCAGGTCGCCACCAGATCCGCCTCGCCGAGCACGAAATGCCCGGGCTTATGTCTCTTCGGGAGGAATTCGGGGCTTCCCAGCCGCTGAAGGGCGCACGCATCGCGGGGTCGTTGCACATGACAGTGCAGACGGCAGTGCTCATTGAGACCCTCACGGCCTTGGGCGCCGAAGTTCGCTGGGCTTCCTGCAACATCTTCTCCACCCAGGACGAAGCAGCCGCCGCCGTCGTCGTCGGTAAAGGCACGCCGGAAGACCCGCAGGGTGTCCCGGTCTTCGCGTGGAAGGGCGAAACGCTCGAGGAGTACTGGTGGACTGCCGAGCAGATCCTTACCTGGCCCGGCGCGGAAACCAGCCCGGAGTTGGGTCCCAACATGATCCTCGACGACGGCGGCGACGCCACGTTGCTGCTGCACAAGGGCGTCGAATTCGAAGCTGCGGGCGCTGTCCCCACCGCCACGGAGGATGACCCCGAGGAATACGTCCTCATCCTTGACCTCCTCCGCCGGACCCTCGAAGCCGATCCGCAGAAGTGGACCCGCCTGGCAGCCAGGATCGAGGGTGTCACCGAGGAAACCACCACCGGCGTGCA
This Paenarthrobacter sp. GOM3 DNA region includes the following protein-coding sequences:
- the purE gene encoding 5-(carboxyamino)imidazole ribonucleotide mutase, which gives rise to MMTGTTAPLVGLVMGSDSDWPVMEAAADALAEFGIPFEADVVSAHRMPTEMIRYGQTAHERGLRVIIAGAGGAAHLPGMLASVTPLPVIGVPVPLKTLDGMDSLLSIVQMPAGVPVATVSIAGARNAGLLAVRILASGTDELASKLRADLLAFAQELNDVATKKGENLRHKVEEVFSPANTSARSIR
- a CDS encoding LCP family protein — encoded protein: MTTMHKTPNQPGAALTDPVRYPSGASAPVRTKRAFVLVLLTLFIPGSAQIVAGDRKLGRRALRVTLTVWALALLTLVIALVNRTMLLSIVTHPVGSLVVIVLLVALALGWAYLFLNTLRIIRPNLLAPGMRPIIAVVLAVSTVLASGSLGYIAYVLNVSRNAIGSIFDAGPAIDPVDGRYNFLMMGGDAGDDRTGRRPDSLSVISVDAKTGESAIISVPRNLQNAQFSEGSPMRKIYPDGYNCGDECLINAVNTEVTNNYQDLYPGVADPGAQATLEAVSGTLGITVQAYVLVDMDGFAKLIDAMGGIRIKAGGWVPISGPVTDEAHGIHGMPDGWIAAGDQHLDGFHALWYGRSREFVDDYARIARQQCVQQAMLKQLDPATLLTKFEDIANAGTKVVDSNISSNQLGSFVDLALKSKNQPVKRLTIGPPDFDASFSTVPDFDLIHSKVQELLKSANSPKADDAVVSPAGTPAGAAAAAGPVSGRLPASQLPSPSADFTPVTTTPDGTPITIELLNGLKAQGDEQGIRDLVATNGQCAPL
- a CDS encoding 5-(carboxyamino)imidazole ribonucleotide synthase, with translation MTFPVIGVVGGGQLARMMAPPATALGFELRVLAEGEDVSAVAAVASAPVGDYKDLDTLLEFSKGVDVLTFDHEHVPTGHLQALLDAGVNVQPGPDALVNAQDKLVMRAAIDRLGLPNPEWSAVHTPDELVAFGDRIGWPVVLKTPRGGYDGKGVRIIGSADEAQETGDWFQAMSPLLAEAKVEFSRELSALVARTPSGESRAWPVVHTIQVDGVCDEVIAPAQNISVEVAAAAEEAALRIANELGVTGVMAAELFETPGVGAGFLINELAMRPHNTGHWTQDGSITSQFEQHLRAVLDLPLGATDALAPVTVMKNFLGGDNQDLFNAFPMALAYEPAAKVHSYGKSVRPGRKIGHVNLIGTSISDVDSVRQRATAVANIIRDGRKPEPTSLEETV
- a CDS encoding GtrA family protein, producing the protein MITTLADRIRGLASLFWREVAKFGAVGGVAFVIDSAVFIWLFSGPMHGSEVWAKALATIVASVFSWVANRFWTFRHRKQANVVREAVLFAVMNIVGLLIASGCVWFAKYILDLNDKPSLFIAGSVVGLILGTIFRFFAYRFWVFNEELDAEPEFSHDHEILEGHHKPRNGETASPATGELPIKNV
- the manA gene encoding mannose-6-phosphate isomerase, class I, with amino-acid sequence MYQIENVLRPYVWGSTTAIAGLLGRPASGGPEAELWIGAHPDSPSTAIHPNGVTQPLDALIASDPRHFLGAESLEAFGPRLPFLTKLLAAEQPLSLQVHPSLEQAREGFARENAAGLPADSAERNYRDDNHKPELIFALTPFRALCGFRSAAAAKQVFEHLAASMDSAAMDVPDIITGVISDLSQADEPAALKAAFTRLIEGGRKVSEAVVEVEAVLRSGAPREPHEDVLGALLDINEAFPGDPGVLISLLLNLVSLEPGEVVYLPAGNVHAYLHGLGVEVMASSDNVLRGGLTPKHVDVPELLKTVRFEALGVPRVEASGTEFGQELYRPPFTEFQLQRIELAPGAEPVPLAQAGPAVVVVVAGDVLLDSPKSDLQLQRGAAAFIPDVEAPVNVHPVQGATETSVAFAVTTGLGN